In Numidum massiliense, a single genomic region encodes these proteins:
- a CDS encoding S8 family peptidase, with amino-acid sequence MRNKRIIAVVVAFVFVVGIFALIRPANRGNEAIQNNRAVQLKVENIQQPGKKLRKVQSFSNRPLKTQLNKHPQIKTIDHNARAQSHYYVNEVAVKFVVHPNEAQMAKIAREIDGKLVKNTGTLCVFASKNTSATDMIRYFNQDDNVAYVEPHYILMKQQPNDELYKPYQWNLPAIQAEGGWQFTRGADFVKIAIIDTGVELDHPDLAHRLTRGYNAVADNDHANDDNGHGTHVAGIIASETNNRRGTAGITWRNRIMPVKAMNADGYGGSFDIARAIIWATDNGADIINMSLGNYQSAAVIKDAIDYAFANDVVVIAASGNDSTDQPSYPAAYPEVLSVSAVDWDGKRADFSNFGKYVDVAAPGVDIPSTYLGKHYAMLSGTSMAAPHVTALAGLIRSLNPQLTNTEVMAIIKSTTRDFGAAGIDVYFGRGIIDIGQALKTTFKQKYPLRGIFLP; translated from the coding sequence ATGCGGAATAAAAGGATCATTGCAGTCGTCGTCGCGTTTGTATTCGTTGTGGGCATTTTCGCTCTCATCCGTCCCGCAAACCGTGGCAATGAGGCGATCCAGAACAATCGCGCGGTGCAACTAAAGGTGGAAAACATTCAACAACCCGGAAAGAAACTTCGAAAAGTCCAATCGTTCAGTAACCGCCCGTTAAAAACGCAACTCAATAAACACCCGCAAATTAAAACGATTGACCACAATGCACGCGCGCAAAGCCATTACTATGTCAATGAAGTGGCGGTTAAATTCGTCGTTCATCCGAACGAGGCACAAATGGCGAAGATCGCGCGAGAAATTGACGGAAAACTCGTCAAAAACACTGGTACACTCTGTGTATTCGCCTCCAAAAACACATCTGCTACAGATATGATTCGCTACTTTAATCAAGACGACAATGTCGCCTACGTCGAACCCCACTACATTTTGATGAAGCAACAGCCGAATGATGAATTGTATAAACCGTATCAATGGAATTTGCCCGCGATTCAAGCGGAAGGTGGCTGGCAGTTTACTCGCGGGGCGGACTTCGTAAAAATCGCAATTATCGACACTGGTGTGGAACTCGACCATCCCGATTTGGCGCATCGCTTGACACGCGGGTACAATGCCGTCGCCGACAACGATCATGCAAACGACGACAACGGACACGGCACGCACGTCGCCGGGATCATTGCCTCGGAAACGAACAATCGCCGCGGTACTGCCGGGATCACGTGGCGCAACCGCATTATGCCGGTAAAGGCGATGAACGCCGACGGTTACGGAGGATCATTTGACATTGCGCGGGCGATTATTTGGGCGACGGACAACGGGGCAGATATTATTAACATGAGTTTAGGGAACTACCAATCTGCTGCAGTCATAAAAGACGCCATCGACTACGCCTTCGCTAACGACGTCGTCGTGATTGCCGCCTCGGGGAACGACAGTACGGATCAACCGAGTTACCCGGCAGCCTACCCGGAAGTGCTCAGCGTATCGGCCGTCGACTGGGACGGAAAACGCGCCGATTTTTCCAATTTCGGAAAATATGTCGATGTCGCTGCACCTGGGGTAGACATTCCGAGTACGTACCTGGGCAAGCATTATGCGATGTTGTCCGGCACGTCGATGGCGGCACCGCACGTAACTGCGCTCGCGGGACTGATCCGCTCGCTCAACCCGCAGCTCACGAATACGGAAGTGATGGCGATCATTAAAAGTACAACGCGGGATTTCGGAGCCGCGGGCATTGATGTGTACTTTGGACGCGGCATCATCGACATCGGACAGGCGCTAAAAACGACGTTCAAACAAAAATACCCCTTACGTGGAATATTTTTACCCTAG
- a CDS encoding BaiN/RdsA family NAD(P)/FAD-dependent oxidoreductase, translated as MTYDVIVIGGGPSGLMASIAAAREPGTNVLLVDKGDRLGRKLGISGGGRCNVTNAKPIDELIKNIPGNGRFLYSALATFSNADIIAFFEGLGIQLKEEDRGRMFPVSDKAKTVVQALIAKVRAQGVHIRVNSPVERVLYGKGGVQGVKLTNGERIHATCVIVASGGKSVPQTGSTGDGYAWAETAGHTVTELYPTEVPLTSDEPFIANRELQGLSLRDITLTVWNPRGKKIVTHEGDLVFTHFGLSGPTALRCSQFVVKARKTFNVPTVTLTIDLFPQHALDHLHTELSHLAKQEPKKSLKNALKRYIPERLSNVVLQQAELSLDVTCGNVAKQKWLELSQLLKAFPVRANGTLPLEKAFVTGGGVHLKEIDPKTMQSRRMPGLFFCGEILDVHGYTGGYNITAAFTTGYSAGKSAAAQCAANT; from the coding sequence ATGACTTATGATGTAATTGTAATTGGTGGCGGCCCCTCGGGGCTGATGGCGAGTATCGCTGCCGCGAGGGAGCCGGGGACGAACGTGCTCCTCGTCGATAAAGGCGACCGTCTCGGACGGAAGCTCGGCATATCCGGCGGCGGTCGCTGTAACGTGACGAATGCGAAACCGATCGACGAACTAATTAAAAACATCCCCGGCAACGGACGCTTTTTGTACAGTGCGTTAGCCACCTTTAGCAATGCGGACATTATCGCCTTTTTTGAAGGGTTGGGCATTCAATTAAAGGAAGAAGACCGCGGGCGCATGTTTCCCGTGTCAGACAAAGCGAAGACGGTCGTCCAAGCGTTAATCGCGAAAGTGCGCGCCCAAGGGGTACATATCCGCGTTAACAGTCCAGTGGAACGCGTCTTATACGGAAAGGGGGGCGTCCAAGGGGTGAAGCTAACGAACGGCGAAAGGATTCACGCCACGTGTGTCATCGTCGCTTCCGGTGGAAAATCGGTGCCGCAAACGGGCTCGACCGGGGACGGGTACGCGTGGGCAGAGACGGCCGGGCATACCGTCACTGAGCTGTATCCGACAGAAGTACCGCTTACGTCAGACGAGCCGTTTATCGCCAACCGCGAGCTACAAGGGCTCTCCTTGCGAGACATTACGCTAACCGTTTGGAACCCGCGCGGCAAAAAAATCGTCACCCACGAAGGCGACCTCGTGTTTACTCACTTCGGGCTCTCCGGTCCGACCGCGCTACGCTGCAGCCAGTTCGTCGTCAAGGCACGTAAAACGTTCAATGTACCGACGGTTACGCTGACGATCGATTTATTCCCGCAGCACGCGCTCGATCACCTGCACACGGAATTATCGCATCTAGCGAAACAAGAGCCAAAAAAATCGCTGAAAAACGCGCTCAAACGGTACATACCGGAACGACTTAGTAACGTCGTCTTGCAACAAGCAGAACTTTCACTCGACGTCACTTGCGGCAACGTCGCTAAGCAGAAATGGCTGGAGTTATCACAATTACTAAAAGCTTTTCCGGTGCGAGCAAACGGTACGTTACCGCTGGAAAAAGCGTTCGTCACTGGCGGCGGAGTGCACCTGAAAGAAATCGATCCGAAGACGATGCAATCGAGGCGAATGCCGGGTTTATTTTTTTGCGGTGAAATTTTAGACGTACACGGGTATACAGGTGGCTACAATATTACGGCTGCCTTCACGACTGGCTACAGCGCCGGAAAAAGTGCGGCGGCACAGTGCGCGGCAAACACGTGA
- a CDS encoding tyrosine-type recombinase/integrase → MTTHPFSRRLSESVNRIVARFPAPVQEFFYEMISAERSERTIANYAYDFDLYFTYLNEQHVAYDDVSAQHIRGFFRHIENGYERTIEVKTTHTDRVTGEKKEKWITRTHFRENTRSGKARKRSSLHSLYRFLDKNGYISRNPMQDFEDSSLKTSSQTRAPVFLSLEEARRLIHAVTSYYDENEDDHRFLPELASRDRAIMLLMLNTGMRVSELVQLDVHSIQRSENESHVTVLGKGNKERVLKLNSTATGALAAYEADRATLIRDREQKALFVNRFGRRMSRKAVYEVVQKYVEAAGLPPKSAKISPHKLRHTLATLLLKNGENLRVVQEILGHSSIQTTEIYTHVINTEKDQALDQLDRFF, encoded by the coding sequence ATGACGACACACCCTTTCTCCCGGCGTCTTTCGGAAAGTGTCAACCGGATCGTCGCCCGCTTCCCAGCGCCGGTGCAAGAGTTTTTTTATGAAATGATTAGCGCGGAGCGCTCCGAGCGGACGATTGCGAATTACGCCTATGATTTTGACCTCTATTTTACGTATTTAAACGAACAACACGTCGCTTACGACGACGTGTCAGCGCAACACATTCGCGGTTTTTTTCGCCATATTGAAAATGGCTATGAACGGACGATCGAAGTGAAAACGACGCACACCGACCGCGTGACAGGCGAAAAAAAAGAGAAGTGGATCACGCGCACCCACTTTCGGGAAAATACGCGTAGCGGCAAAGCGCGCAAACGGTCTTCCCTCCATTCGCTGTACCGCTTTTTAGATAAGAACGGCTACATTTCTCGCAACCCGATGCAGGATTTCGAGGACAGCTCGCTCAAAACGAGTTCGCAAACGCGGGCGCCAGTCTTCCTCTCTCTCGAGGAAGCGCGGCGCTTAATTCACGCCGTCACTTCCTACTACGACGAAAACGAAGACGACCACCGCTTCCTCCCTGAATTGGCGAGCCGTGATCGCGCGATCATGTTGCTCATGTTAAACACGGGCATGCGCGTCTCCGAGCTCGTTCAGCTCGACGTGCATAGTATCCAAAGGAGTGAGAACGAGTCCCACGTCACTGTACTCGGCAAAGGGAACAAAGAACGGGTCCTCAAGTTGAACAGTACCGCGACCGGAGCGCTTGCGGCGTATGAGGCGGATCGTGCGACGCTCATTCGAGATCGAGAGCAAAAAGCGCTATTCGTCAACCGCTTCGGCCGACGCATGAGTCGAAAAGCTGTGTACGAAGTCGTACAAAAATACGTAGAAGCAGCTGGTTTACCGCCCAAGTCGGCGAAAATATCGCCGCACAAACTACGCCACACACTCGCGACGTTACTCCTAAAAAACGGAGAAAACTTGCGTGTCGTACAAGAGATTCTCGGACATTCGAGCATTCAGACGACTGAAATTTATACGCACGTCATTAATACGGAAAAAGATCAAGCACTCGACCAGCTCGACCGCTTCTTTTAA
- the lexA gene encoding transcriptional repressor LexA, which translates to MTNLTPRQQAILDFIREQVREKGYPPSVREIGEAVGLASSSTVHGHLSRLEKKGVLRRDPTKPRAIELLDEDSAADFDLRVTRVPLLGKVTAGEPITAVENVEDYYYLPRRMVGDGDNAFLLRVQGESMINIGICDGDYVVVRQQHDAINGDVVVAMTDEDEVTVKRFYKEKNRIRLQPENDAMEPIFLSNVTILGKVTGLFRTIH; encoded by the coding sequence ATGACGAATTTGACGCCGCGCCAGCAAGCGATCCTCGACTTTATCCGCGAGCAAGTGCGCGAGAAAGGCTACCCCCCGTCCGTACGAGAAATTGGCGAAGCAGTCGGACTCGCGTCCAGTTCGACGGTACATGGCCATCTGTCCCGCTTGGAAAAAAAGGGGGTTCTGCGCCGCGATCCGACGAAGCCGCGCGCGATCGAACTATTGGATGAAGACAGTGCAGCCGATTTCGATTTACGCGTGACGCGCGTGCCACTACTCGGCAAAGTGACAGCGGGTGAACCGATTACCGCAGTGGAAAATGTCGAAGACTACTATTACTTGCCGAGGCGCATGGTCGGAGACGGAGACAACGCCTTTTTACTGCGCGTGCAAGGGGAAAGCATGATCAATATCGGTATTTGTGACGGTGACTACGTCGTCGTTCGGCAACAGCACGACGCGATTAACGGAGATGTTGTCGTCGCCATGACTGATGAAGACGAAGTGACGGTCAAACGTTTTTACAAAGAAAAAAATCGCATACGCTTGCAACCGGAAAACGATGCGATGGAGCCGATTTTTTTGAGCAACGTGACGATTTTAGGTAAAGTTACTGGACTGTTCCGCACGATTCATTGA
- a CDS encoding methionine gamma-lyase family protein, translating into MISQSSLVAFVARIEQQVLPSFIHIAKQVEQNQRRVLDAFKAEYVQEFHFAASTGYGYGDTGRDALEAVYARVFGTEGAIVRPSITSGTHAIAASLFGVLRPGDELLYITGKPYDTLEEVIGEKGDGRGSLRDYGIVYNDVPLKAGRPDWEAISRSIGAKTKCIGIQRSRGYSDRPSFTVEEIAEMVRFVKEIKGDVIVFVDNCYGEFVETEEPPHRGADLIAGSLIKNPGGGLAKSGGYIAGKRTLLEQVAARLTAPGVGVEGGAMYGYTRDYFQGFFLAPHVVGEALKGAVLTAAVLEKLGFDTSPRWHDTRTDLIQQINFGSAEALVAFCQGIQMASPIDAHVVPVPGPMPGYEDPVIMAAGTFVQGSTIELSVDGPLRPPHTGYMQGGLTYAHVKIALETALAHMAAQGQIKDVPAGTI; encoded by the coding sequence ATGATCAGTCAGTCATCGTTAGTCGCATTCGTCGCTCGAATCGAGCAACAAGTCTTACCCTCTTTTATCCACATTGCGAAGCAGGTCGAACAAAATCAACGTCGCGTGTTAGACGCATTTAAAGCTGAGTACGTGCAAGAATTCCATTTCGCGGCCTCGACCGGTTACGGTTACGGCGACACGGGTCGCGACGCCTTAGAAGCGGTGTACGCCCGCGTGTTCGGGACTGAAGGTGCGATTGTACGCCCGAGCATCACGTCGGGGACTCACGCCATTGCCGCTAGTCTGTTCGGTGTGCTCCGGCCTGGTGACGAACTGTTGTACATAACCGGGAAGCCGTACGACACACTGGAAGAAGTGATCGGGGAAAAAGGTGACGGTAGGGGTTCACTCCGAGATTACGGCATCGTGTATAACGATGTACCCCTAAAAGCGGGGCGTCCCGACTGGGAAGCAATCTCGCGCAGCATCGGTGCGAAGACGAAGTGTATCGGTATTCAGCGTTCGCGCGGCTATAGCGACCGTCCGTCCTTCACCGTGGAAGAAATCGCGGAGATGGTCCGCTTCGTGAAGGAGATTAAAGGAGACGTCATTGTGTTTGTGGACAACTGTTACGGGGAGTTTGTCGAGACGGAAGAGCCCCCACACCGCGGGGCAGACTTAATCGCCGGCTCCTTAATCAAAAACCCGGGCGGCGGCTTGGCAAAATCCGGCGGGTACATCGCCGGCAAGCGTACCTTGCTCGAACAAGTTGCCGCGCGCCTAACTGCGCCGGGTGTCGGAGTGGAAGGCGGTGCCATGTACGGATACACGCGCGACTACTTCCAAGGGTTCTTTCTCGCCCCGCACGTCGTCGGGGAGGCGCTAAAAGGTGCAGTGTTAACCGCTGCTGTGTTAGAAAAGCTCGGGTTTGACACGAGTCCGAGGTGGCATGATACGCGTACCGACCTCATTCAGCAGATCAATTTTGGCAGTGCGGAGGCGCTCGTCGCCTTTTGCCAAGGGATTCAGATGGCCTCGCCGATCGACGCCCATGTGGTGCCCGTTCCTGGTCCAATGCCCGGTTATGAAGATCCGGTCATTATGGCGGCGGGGACGTTTGTGCAAGGGTCGACGATCGAGCTGTCAGTGGACGGGCCACTCCGACCGCCCCACACCGGGTATATGCAAGGCGGTCTAACGTACGCTCACGTGAAAATTGCGCTCGAAACGGCGCTCGCGCACATGGCGGCGCAAGGACAGATAAAGGATGTACCAGCAGGAACTATTTAG
- a CDS encoding AAA family ATPase has protein sequence MSEHVITREQHRIHVVLHQGKDAAATRDGAIALPFEREQKMLQEDRTLQNCLEELNCLVGLKKIKRFVYEIYALIKIGQKRQLAGLSAEQQVLHMVFKGNPGTGKTTVARVLGRLFRDMGVLSQGHLIEVERADLVGEYIGHTAQRTREWVKKALGGILFIDEAYSLARGGEKDFGKEAVDTLVKAMEDEKDKFILILAGYPLEMEQFLLSNPGLPSRFPVQITFPDYALDELMCIADAMLEERQYRMTPQAKQQLRKYLQLASAHALHNFGNAREVRNQIEKAIRRHAFRLMQTDVPTREQLMQIEANDLR, from the coding sequence GTGAGCGAGCACGTCATTACGCGTGAACAACACCGTATTCACGTCGTGTTGCATCAAGGAAAAGATGCTGCGGCCACGCGCGACGGGGCGATCGCCCTTCCGTTCGAACGCGAACAGAAGATGTTGCAAGAAGATCGTACGCTGCAAAACTGCTTGGAAGAGTTGAACTGTTTAGTCGGGCTAAAAAAGATTAAACGGTTCGTGTACGAAATTTACGCGCTGATCAAAATTGGACAGAAGCGGCAACTTGCGGGGTTATCCGCCGAGCAGCAAGTGCTCCACATGGTGTTTAAAGGGAATCCGGGTACCGGTAAGACGACAGTCGCCCGCGTGCTCGGTCGCTTATTTCGCGATATGGGCGTCCTCAGCCAAGGGCATTTAATCGAAGTCGAGCGAGCAGACCTCGTGGGGGAGTATATCGGCCACACGGCGCAACGGACGCGCGAGTGGGTGAAAAAGGCGCTTGGCGGTATTTTGTTCATCGACGAAGCTTATTCGCTCGCCCGCGGCGGCGAGAAAGATTTCGGCAAAGAAGCGGTTGACACGCTCGTCAAAGCAATGGAAGATGAAAAAGATAAATTTATATTGATCCTTGCCGGGTACCCGTTAGAAATGGAGCAATTCTTACTCTCCAATCCCGGGCTGCCATCGCGCTTCCCCGTTCAGATCACTTTTCCCGACTATGCGCTAGATGAGTTAATGTGTATTGCCGACGCGATGCTCGAAGAGCGGCAATACCGGATGACGCCGCAAGCCAAACAGCAGCTCAGGAAGTATTTGCAACTGGCGAGTGCGCACGCCTTGCACAATTTCGGCAATGCGCGCGAAGTTCGTAACCAAATCGAAAAAGCAATTCGCCGCCACGCGTTCCGACTCATGCAGACAGACGTCCCGACGCGCGAGCAACTGATGCAAATTGAAGCGAACGACCTTAGGTGA
- the hfq gene encoding RNA chaperone Hfq, translating to MKQQINIQDTFLNQIRKESIPVIIHLVNGFQLRGVIRGFDNFTIVIESDGKQQMIYKHAISTFTPSRSVSLVQDKTE from the coding sequence TTGAAACAACAGATTAACATCCAGGACACATTTTTAAATCAAATTCGCAAAGAGAGTATTCCGGTGATCATTCATTTGGTAAACGGTTTTCAATTGCGGGGAGTCATTAGAGGGTTTGACAACTTCACTATTGTCATCGAAAGTGACGGAAAACAACAAATGATTTACAAGCACGCGATTTCCACCTTTACACCGAGTCGCTCTGTGTCGTTAGTACAAGATAAGACCGAATAA
- the miaA gene encoding tRNA (adenosine(37)-N6)-dimethylallyltransferase MiaA, with protein sequence MKETDERLPTRVKNDKKRGDKPLLLVLVGPTAVGKTALSLTLAKKFSGEIISADSMQVYRGMDIGTAKASPAERAQVPHHLIDCVDPDYPYSVAEYQKCAREAISDVHARGKLPLLVGGTGLYVQAVTSAYAFSEATANEVVRARWHHYREQRGNEALHDKLREVDPDSAARLHPNDVRRIVRALEIFETTGYTMTAYHAAQQKKSPYDLLWIGLTMDRAVLYERINNRVDQMIAAGMVDEVRALKEKGYALDLVSMQGLGYKEIIGFLEGEWSLSEAIAAIKQNTRRYAKRQWSWFRRNKDIYWWDLTDESSREKKIAQICQFVAGKLVGHKE encoded by the coding sequence GTGAAGGAAACGGACGAACGCCTCCCTACGCGAGTGAAAAACGACAAGAAACGAGGAGATAAGCCGCTACTGTTAGTTCTTGTCGGTCCGACAGCCGTAGGAAAAACGGCACTTAGCCTGACGCTAGCGAAAAAGTTTTCCGGGGAAATCATTTCTGCCGATTCGATGCAAGTGTATCGCGGTATGGATATTGGAACTGCGAAAGCGTCGCCGGCCGAGCGCGCACAAGTGCCGCACCATTTGATCGATTGCGTCGACCCGGATTACCCGTATTCCGTGGCGGAGTATCAAAAGTGTGCCCGCGAGGCGATTAGCGATGTCCACGCGCGCGGAAAACTGCCGCTTCTCGTCGGGGGTACTGGGTTGTACGTGCAGGCTGTCACCTCGGCGTACGCGTTTTCCGAGGCTACGGCGAACGAGGTTGTTCGCGCGCGCTGGCACCACTATCGCGAACAGCGCGGTAACGAGGCGCTACACGACAAATTGCGCGAAGTGGATCCCGATTCAGCGGCACGCTTACATCCGAACGACGTACGGCGGATCGTACGCGCGCTAGAAATTTTTGAGACGACCGGGTACACGATGACCGCGTACCATGCGGCACAGCAAAAAAAATCGCCGTACGATTTGCTGTGGATCGGGCTCACGATGGATCGCGCCGTCCTGTACGAACGCATTAACAACCGCGTCGATCAGATGATCGCAGCGGGTATGGTGGACGAAGTTCGCGCTTTGAAAGAAAAAGGATACGCATTAGACCTTGTATCCATGCAAGGTTTAGGGTATAAAGAGATTATAGGGTTTTTAGAAGGGGAGTGGAGCTTAAGCGAGGCGATCGCAGCGATTAAACAAAATACGCGGCGTTATGCGAAACGTCAGTGGTCGTGGTTCCGCCGCAATAAGGATATTTATTGGTGGGATCTGACGGATGAGTCTTCGCGAGAAAAAAAGATTGCACAAATTTGTCAGTTTGTAGCAGGAAAGTTAGTAGGGCATAAAGAATAA
- a CDS encoding class I SAM-dependent methyltransferase: MTTSYRVTPQFEQEARAFAAAWGWPYEQRKKYSLPQIRARFGTEELIVLSASGARWVGVDEAFTYHPSLSVVRIKRLLRGEGDVFYDIVGLRAGDSWLDATCGFAADAITAAHIVGRSGTVVGLESEKRIAAVVAYGLTHYPTAVPEVAEAMQRVRIRAVDHLSYLRKCPNNAYDFVYFDPMFRRGVTQSAHMNPLRHLADDRPLSEEAVREARRVARRAVILKETVASGEFTRLGFELLTKKTDGVCYGII; this comes from the coding sequence GTGACGACGTCTTATCGCGTAACGCCCCAGTTCGAACAGGAGGCTCGCGCGTTTGCTGCCGCGTGGGGTTGGCCCTACGAACAGCGTAAGAAGTATTCTTTACCCCAAATACGTGCGCGGTTCGGTACCGAGGAGTTAATCGTCCTCTCCGCAAGCGGGGCGCGTTGGGTCGGTGTGGACGAGGCGTTCACTTATCATCCGAGTTTGTCGGTCGTGCGCATTAAACGGTTATTGCGCGGCGAAGGGGATGTGTTCTATGACATCGTCGGGTTGCGGGCGGGCGACTCGTGGCTCGATGCGACGTGTGGCTTTGCGGCCGATGCGATTACCGCGGCGCACATCGTCGGACGGAGCGGCACGGTCGTCGGATTGGAGAGCGAAAAGCGGATCGCCGCTGTCGTCGCGTACGGACTTACCCATTATCCTACGGCGGTGCCGGAAGTAGCGGAAGCGATGCAGCGGGTGCGTATCCGAGCCGTGGATCACCTTTCTTATTTGCGAAAGTGCCCTAATAACGCATATGATTTCGTTTATTTTGATCCGATGTTTCGCCGCGGCGTCACACAGTCCGCGCATATGAACCCGCTCCGCCACTTAGCCGACGACCGCCCTTTGTCCGAAGAAGCGGTACGCGAGGCGCGGCGGGTGGCACGGCGAGCTGTCATTTTAAAAGAGACAGTTGCCAGCGGTGAGTTTACGCGCTTAGGTTTCGAGCTGTTGACAAAGAAAACAGACGGTGTGTGTTACGGTATCATTTAG
- the mutL gene encoding DNA mismatch repair endonuclease MutL, with the protein MEKIRVLSAALANQIAAGEVVERPASVVKELVENALDAHSTKIHIALEEGGLTLVRVRDDGDGMAKGDVTRAFMRHATSKIAHAKDLFNIRSLGFRGEALPSIASVSQLQCRTKAVDEVVGTQVVIHGGNSEKVEDVACPQGTDIEVRHLFYNTPARLKYLKTVNTEISHVVNAVNRLALAYPEVSFRLEHDGRTLLHTLGDGRLLHVIQAIYGQTVARAMLGIHAEHLDFSLDGFICKPEVTRASRHYMTTLVNGRYVRSYALTQAIIEAYHTLLPINRLPLAVLNIHMDPRLIDVNVHPTKLEVRFSKEKTLAEWLTQTIKERLMEESLIPQLRFDTSSPRQQKSVQTEFQFTHEAIKEQQPHFAADARPVNGNASRQRPTSARPDINPGEGTGSSVPRASDRPTAATDSESSRANRKDWGGTRTEDRAQTENHEQTENHEQTDDLVRQATSDDVNDQHAERATSHTQSYSAATQTGDTSDAPASAVQSAQRLPDLTPLAQVHGTYIVAQSADSLYLIDQHAAHERVYYEYFRRRLANEDRRLQELLFPLQLELTAEESAVLHEKRSLLEAVGVVLEPFGEKTFIVRSHPTWFPQGHEEALIREIVDWVLEHRRLSLADLRDESAAQLACKAAIKANRHLRQDEMDSLLTQLQRAANPFTCPHGRPVLIQFTAYELEKLFKRVM; encoded by the coding sequence ATGGAAAAGATCCGTGTGCTCTCCGCGGCGCTGGCGAACCAAATCGCCGCCGGGGAAGTCGTCGAGCGGCCCGCCTCCGTCGTAAAAGAGCTCGTGGAGAACGCACTAGATGCACACAGTACAAAAATTCACATTGCGCTCGAGGAGGGCGGCTTGACCCTCGTCCGCGTGCGCGACGACGGAGACGGAATGGCGAAAGGCGACGTTACACGTGCCTTTATGCGCCATGCGACGAGTAAGATCGCCCATGCGAAAGATTTGTTTAACATCCGCTCACTCGGGTTTCGCGGCGAAGCGTTACCGAGCATCGCTTCGGTTTCCCAACTGCAATGTCGGACGAAAGCAGTGGACGAGGTGGTCGGCACACAAGTTGTCATCCACGGTGGCAATAGTGAAAAAGTAGAAGATGTCGCATGTCCGCAAGGGACAGACATCGAAGTACGCCACCTATTTTACAACACGCCGGCCCGCTTAAAATATTTAAAGACGGTGAACACCGAAATTAGTCACGTCGTGAATGCGGTCAACCGCTTAGCGCTCGCCTACCCCGAAGTTTCTTTTCGCTTAGAACACGACGGGCGAACGTTGTTGCACACGTTGGGCGACGGCAGATTACTGCACGTCATCCAAGCGATCTACGGACAGACGGTAGCGCGCGCGATGCTGGGCATACACGCAGAACATTTAGATTTTTCGTTGGATGGATTTATTTGTAAACCAGAAGTCACGCGCGCCTCTAGGCACTACATGACGACACTCGTCAACGGTCGCTACGTGCGCAGCTATGCGTTGACGCAAGCGATTATCGAGGCGTACCATACACTGTTGCCGATTAACCGCCTACCGCTCGCCGTATTGAACATCCACATGGATCCGCGCCTCATCGACGTTAACGTCCATCCGACGAAATTGGAGGTGCGCTTCAGCAAAGAAAAAACGCTTGCCGAGTGGCTAACGCAAACGATTAAAGAGCGGTTAATGGAAGAATCGCTCATCCCGCAACTCCGTTTCGATACGAGTTCCCCGCGGCAGCAAAAAAGCGTACAAACGGAGTTCCAATTTACCCACGAGGCGATAAAAGAACAACAACCTCATTTTGCGGCCGACGCTCGGCCGGTGAACGGGAACGCGAGCAGGCAACGGCCGACTTCCGCAAGGCCCGATATAAACCCGGGGGAAGGTACAGGTTCATCCGTACCGCGTGCGTCGGATCGTCCCACTGCTGCCACTGACAGTGAATCGAGCAGGGCGAACCGCAAGGACTGGGGGGGCACACGGACAGAGGATCGCGCACAGACAGAGAATCACGAACAGACAGAGAATCACGAACAGACAGATGATCTCGTGCGGCAGGCGACGTCTGACGATGTGAACGACCAACATGCCGAACGGGCGACATCGCATACGCAAAGTTATTCCGCAGCCACACAGACTGGAGACACGTCCGACGCCCCAGCTAGTGCCGTGCAAAGCGCGCAGCGCCTTCCCGACTTAACGCCACTGGCCCAAGTACACGGGACGTATATTGTCGCCCAATCGGCGGACAGTCTGTACCTCATTGATCAACACGCGGCGCACGAACGCGTCTACTACGAATACTTTCGTCGGCGCTTAGCGAACGAGGACCGCCGGTTACAAGAGCTGCTGTTTCCGCTGCAACTTGAATTGACGGCGGAGGAGAGCGCCGTGCTGCACGAGAAGCGTTCGCTGCTGGAGGCGGTCGGCGTCGTACTCGAACCGTTCGGTGAAAAAACGTTTATCGTCCGCTCCCATCCGACGTGGTTTCCACAAGGGCACGAAGAAGCGCTGATCCGCGAGATCGTCGATTGGGTGCTCGAGCACCGCCGCTTATCACTTGCCGACTTGCGCGATGAGAGCGCGGCTCAACTGGCGTGCAAAGCGGCCATTAAAGCGAACAGACACTTGCGTCAAGACGAAATGGACTCGTTGCTCACCCAGTTGCAACGTGCGGCTAACCCGTTTACATGTCCACACGGACGCCCGGTGCTCATCCAATTTACCGCGTACGAATTGGAAAAGTTGTTCAAGCGAGTCATGTAG